A genomic segment from Streptomyces sp. NBC_00654 encodes:
- a CDS encoding HAMP domain-containing sensor histidine kinase produces the protein MNRPGRGSGGAPQGRSRRLVGGLRVRLVIAFVLVALISAVTATALAYRDARTAVLQRAQNTAVNDFRERVGTVAAQFDIPPDQQSLSGFAAKVSEGVGGNIVVARYQELTGVSDSLAETEDRITTGLRDTVRTGKGARFQRVMWRGEPYLAVGTPVMYADGDRRASGLEVFMIADLRAERDDTAALLGSVRAGIVPVVLLAAVLALLAARTVLRPVRKLGRATRELAAGDLGSRVAVTGHDELADLATTFNETADALQASDAELRAQEAKARRFVADVSHELRTPLAAMTMVATVLEEDADQLPPDAARAARTVGAETARLSRLVDDLMEISRFDAKAVRLNAAETGLADTVRASLALRGWTDRVRTHLDEDIRAVVDRRRIDVIVANLVGNALRHGAPPVTVTLGTARGPDGEWVTLEVADHGPGLPPGAREQVFDRFYKADTARTRGASEDGGQGSGLGTAIALENARLHGGTIDVAEGPRGGAVFTLRLPLRRTGEETE, from the coding sequence GTGAACCGTCCGGGAAGAGGCAGCGGCGGCGCCCCGCAGGGGCGCTCGCGACGGCTCGTCGGCGGGCTGCGCGTCCGGCTCGTCATCGCCTTCGTCCTCGTCGCCCTGATCAGCGCGGTGACCGCGACCGCCCTCGCCTACCGGGACGCCCGCACCGCCGTCCTCCAACGCGCCCAGAACACGGCGGTGAACGACTTCCGGGAGCGGGTCGGCACGGTGGCGGCCCAGTTCGACATCCCCCCCGACCAGCAGTCGCTGTCCGGGTTCGCGGCGAAGGTGTCGGAGGGGGTCGGAGGGAACATCGTGGTCGCCCGCTACCAGGAACTCACCGGGGTCTCCGACTCGCTCGCCGAGACGGAGGACCGGATCACCACCGGGCTGCGCGACACCGTGCGCACCGGGAAGGGGGCGCGGTTCCAGCGGGTGATGTGGCGGGGCGAGCCCTATCTGGCCGTCGGCACGCCCGTGATGTACGCCGACGGGGACCGCCGCGCCTCCGGCCTGGAGGTCTTCATGATCGCCGATCTGCGGGCCGAGCGCGACGACACCGCGGCCCTGCTCGGCTCCGTGCGGGCGGGCATCGTGCCGGTGGTGCTGCTGGCCGCCGTCCTCGCGCTGCTGGCCGCGCGGACGGTCCTGCGTCCGGTACGGAAGCTGGGCCGGGCCACCCGCGAACTCGCGGCCGGGGATCTCGGCAGCCGGGTCGCGGTCACCGGTCACGACGAGCTCGCCGACCTGGCGACGACGTTCAACGAGACCGCCGACGCGCTCCAGGCCTCCGACGCGGAACTGCGCGCGCAGGAGGCGAAGGCACGCCGCTTCGTGGCGGACGTGTCGCACGAACTGCGCACGCCCCTCGCCGCGATGACGATGGTGGCGACCGTCCTGGAGGAGGACGCCGACCAGCTGCCGCCGGACGCGGCGCGGGCGGCCCGTACCGTCGGCGCGGAGACGGCACGGCTGTCCCGGCTGGTCGACGACCTGATGGAGATCTCCCGCTTCGACGCCAAGGCGGTCCGGCTGAACGCGGCCGAGACCGGCCTCGCCGACACCGTACGGGCGTCGCTGGCGCTGCGCGGCTGGACGGACCGGGTGCGGACGCACCTCGACGAGGACATCCGCGCGGTGGTCGACCGGCGCCGTATCGACGTGATCGTGGCCAATCTGGTGGGCAACGCGTTGCGGCACGGCGCTCCGCCGGTCACCGTGACCCTCGGGACGGCCCGCGGGCCGGACGGGGAGTGGGTGACGCTGGAGGTCGCGGACCATGGACCCGGGCTGCCGCCGGGGGCCCGGGAGCAGGTCTTCGACCGTTTCTACAAGGCGGACACGGCCCGTACGCGAGGCGCGTCGGAGGACGGCGGACAGGGCAGCGGCCTCGGTACGGCGATCGCGCTGGAGAACGCGCGGCTGCACGGCGGCACGATCGATGTGGCCGAGGGACCGCGGGGCGGCGCCGTGTTCACACTGCGGCTGCCTCTGCGGCGTACCGGAGAGGAAACGGAGTGA
- a CDS encoding response regulator transcription factor yields the protein MPHVLLIEDDASVRDGMELVLRRHGYGVDTAATGEQALALLAGEGGARVELAVLDLMLPGMDGFEVCRRIRARSATLPVIMLTARGDDSDIVTGLEAGADDYVVKPVTAPVLEARIRAALRRAEPSPSHAASVPTSASGPADGGPVLGGLHIDRAGLTVTKNGTPVPLPPTELRLLLELSASPGRVLSREQLLESVWEHNFLGDSRLVDAAVGRLRAKLEDVPAKPRYVQTVRGFGYRFGPL from the coding sequence ATGCCGCATGTGCTTCTGATCGAGGACGACGCGTCCGTGAGGGACGGGATGGAACTCGTGCTGCGCCGGCACGGGTACGGCGTGGACACCGCCGCCACCGGTGAGCAGGCCCTCGCCCTGCTCGCCGGGGAGGGGGGCGCACGGGTCGAACTGGCCGTACTGGACCTGATGCTGCCCGGTATGGACGGCTTCGAGGTGTGCCGCCGCATCCGCGCCCGCTCGGCGACCCTGCCGGTCATCATGCTGACCGCGCGCGGCGACGACTCCGACATCGTGACCGGCCTGGAGGCCGGCGCCGACGACTATGTCGTCAAGCCGGTCACCGCGCCCGTCCTGGAGGCGCGCATCCGGGCCGCCCTGCGCCGCGCGGAGCCGTCGCCGTCCCATGCGGCGTCCGTCCCCACGTCCGCTTCAGGGCCGGCGGACGGCGGTCCCGTCCTCGGGGGCCTGCACATCGACCGCGCCGGGCTGACCGTCACCAAGAACGGCACCCCGGTTCCGCTGCCGCCCACCGAGCTGCGGCTGCTGCTGGAGCTGTCGGCCTCCCCCGGCAGGGTGCTCAGCCGCGAACAGCTCCTCGAATCCGTCTGGGAGCACAACTTCCTGGGCGACTCCCGGCTGGTGGACGCGGCGGTCGGCCGGCTGCGGGCCAAGCTGGAGGACGTGCCGGCGAAGCCGCGGTACGTCCAGACCGTGCGGGGCTTCGGCTACCGCTTCGGGCCGCTGTGA
- a CDS encoding peptidoglycan-binding domain-containing protein, with translation MRRRTAFLTLGAAAVAAAVTGGILLPGDGGGTGASGRDGGLPPATATVVRTDLVQSKTVDGKLDFAQRRPVGSAVEGTVTVAASEGRTVTRGQTLYELNDKPVTLLYGPVPMFREMKAGDRGSDVLQLERNLRDLGFGAKLYVDPWYDKDTEAAVKEWQKTLNRDTTGRVGMGDVVFQPDRVKVADADAALADRVGPSDTVLTVASTKPVVRAQLDQTDGALTSSGTKVEVTLPSGRTVAGKVVGTVRPEDAAGGGEAAAEGITVEVALDGGAGAVSGEDAEAPASVKFVSEARRGVLAVPVEAVVALRGEKGGYGLQIVRGTTSKMVRVEAGMTADGRIEVSGPEVREGLKVGVAKS, from the coding sequence GTGAGGCGCCGCACCGCTTTCCTCACGCTCGGCGCGGCGGCCGTCGCGGCCGCCGTCACCGGGGGAATCCTGCTCCCCGGTGACGGCGGCGGCACGGGCGCCTCCGGGCGCGACGGCGGCCTGCCGCCCGCCACCGCCACCGTCGTACGCACCGACCTCGTGCAGTCCAAGACGGTCGACGGCAAGCTCGACTTCGCCCAGCGCCGCCCGGTCGGATCCGCCGTGGAGGGCACCGTCACGGTGGCCGCTTCCGAAGGGCGGACGGTGACCAGGGGGCAGACGCTGTACGAGCTGAACGACAAGCCCGTCACCCTTCTCTACGGGCCGGTCCCGATGTTCCGCGAGATGAAGGCGGGCGACCGGGGCAGCGATGTGCTCCAGCTGGAACGCAATCTGCGTGACCTGGGGTTCGGAGCGAAGCTGTACGTCGACCCGTGGTACGACAAGGACACCGAGGCCGCCGTGAAGGAGTGGCAGAAGACCCTGAACCGCGACACCACCGGCAGGGTCGGCATGGGCGACGTCGTGTTCCAGCCCGACCGGGTCAAGGTGGCCGACGCGGACGCCGCGCTCGCCGACCGGGTCGGGCCGAGCGACACCGTCCTGACGGTCGCCTCCACCAAGCCCGTCGTACGGGCGCAACTGGATCAGACCGACGGCGCGCTCACCTCCAGCGGCACCAAGGTCGAGGTCACCCTGCCGAGCGGGAGGACCGTGGCCGGCAAGGTCGTCGGGACGGTGCGCCCCGAGGACGCCGCCGGCGGGGGCGAGGCCGCGGCGGAGGGCATCACCGTCGAGGTGGCCCTCGACGGCGGAGCGGGAGCCGTCTCCGGTGAGGACGCCGAGGCGCCGGCGAGCGTGAAGTTCGTCAGCGAGGCACGCCGGGGAGTCCTCGCGGTCCCCGTCGAGGCGGTCGTCGCCCTGCGCGGCGAAAAGGGCGGCTACGGCCTCCAGATCGTCCGGGGCACCACCTCGAAGATGGTGCGGGTGGAAGCGGGCATGACCGCCGACGGGCGGATCGAGGTCAGCGGCCCGGAGGTCCGCGAGGGACTCAAGGTCGGAGTGGCGAAGTCATGA
- a CDS encoding ABC transporter ATP-binding protein translates to MTPAPVIELRDATKSYPGGVHALRRVNLTVEEGELVAVVGPSGSGKSTMLNVMGTLDKPTTGTVRVAGYDVSGLSDSRLSALRARHIGFVFQHFHLAAGRDAVDNVADGLLYAGVPLKERRTRAREALAKVRLDHRYAHTPNELSGGEKQRVAIARALVGDPRLLLADEPTGALDTASGEIVMELLHELNASGTTICVITHDNEIADSLPRRVRFKDGEIVSDSRPASLTGTEEAVS, encoded by the coding sequence ATGACGCCTGCCCCCGTGATCGAACTGCGGGACGCCACCAAGTCCTACCCCGGTGGCGTCCACGCCCTGCGCCGGGTGAACCTCACGGTCGAGGAGGGCGAACTCGTCGCCGTCGTCGGCCCGTCCGGCTCCGGCAAGTCCACGATGCTCAACGTCATGGGCACCCTCGACAAACCCACCACGGGCACCGTCCGGGTCGCCGGGTACGACGTGTCCGGACTCTCCGACTCCCGGCTCTCCGCACTGCGCGCCCGCCACATCGGCTTCGTGTTCCAGCACTTCCACCTGGCGGCGGGCCGCGACGCGGTGGACAACGTCGCGGACGGACTGCTGTACGCGGGCGTACCGCTCAAGGAACGGCGTACGCGGGCGCGGGAGGCACTCGCCAAGGTGCGGCTCGACCACCGCTACGCGCACACGCCCAACGAGCTGTCCGGCGGCGAGAAGCAGCGCGTGGCCATCGCCCGCGCCCTGGTGGGCGACCCCCGGCTGCTGCTGGCGGACGAACCGACCGGGGCACTGGACACCGCGTCCGGCGAGATCGTCATGGAGCTTCTGCACGAGCTGAACGCGTCCGGCACGACCATCTGTGTGATCACCCACGACAACGAGATCGCGGACTCGCTTCCGCGCCGGGTCCGCTTCAAGGACGGCGAGATCGTCTCGGACTCGCGTCCCGCCTCCCTTACCGGAACGGAAGAGGCGGTTTCATGA
- a CDS encoding ABC transporter permease, protein MKNALKPSRLSPRDVLRVGAVGLRARRARVVLSALGIAIGIATMVAVVGLSESSRSDLMAQLDRLGTNLLTAEAGEDAMGGEVELPRNAVAMVERIGPVRHATATAEVDARIRRSDLVPEERTAGVTAQAARIDLLSTLGGEVGKGAWLDTVGERLPMTVLGAVAAERLGITRTGETIMMNDIRVVVVGILEPIELVPTLDRVALVGFPAAERYFGFDGLPTTIFERSTDASVEDVRAVLARTISPGNESAIRVSRPSDALAAKAATDEGLTNLMLGLGAVALLVGGVGVANTMVISVLERRQEIGLRRSLGATRNAIRLQFLTESLLLSALGGAAGALLGAAATYGFAKVQGWTAVVPPWSLAGGLAATLLIGVVAGLYPAIRASRLHPTVALNAT, encoded by the coding sequence ATGAAGAACGCTCTCAAGCCCTCGCGCCTCTCCCCGCGCGACGTCCTCCGCGTCGGTGCGGTCGGCCTCCGCGCCCGCCGCGCCCGTGTGGTGCTCTCGGCGCTCGGCATCGCCATCGGCATCGCGACCATGGTCGCGGTCGTCGGCCTGTCCGAGTCGAGCCGTTCGGACCTGATGGCCCAGCTCGACCGTCTCGGCACCAACCTCCTCACCGCCGAAGCGGGCGAGGACGCCATGGGGGGAGAGGTCGAACTCCCCAGGAACGCGGTGGCGATGGTCGAGCGCATCGGCCCGGTGCGGCACGCCACGGCCACCGCCGAGGTCGACGCGCGCATCCGCCGCAGTGACCTGGTCCCCGAGGAACGCACCGCCGGAGTCACCGCCCAGGCGGCCCGCATCGACCTGCTGTCCACGCTCGGCGGCGAGGTCGGCAAGGGTGCCTGGCTGGATACTGTCGGCGAACGCCTCCCGATGACGGTCCTCGGGGCGGTGGCCGCGGAGCGCCTGGGTATCACCCGAACCGGCGAGACGATCATGATGAACGACATCCGGGTGGTCGTCGTCGGCATCCTCGAACCGATCGAACTGGTCCCCACCCTGGACCGGGTGGCCCTGGTCGGATTCCCCGCGGCCGAGCGCTACTTCGGCTTCGACGGACTCCCCACGACCATCTTCGAACGCTCTACTGACGCCTCGGTGGAGGACGTACGGGCGGTCCTGGCCCGCACCATCAGTCCCGGCAACGAGTCGGCCATCAGGGTCTCCCGGCCCTCGGACGCGCTGGCCGCCAAGGCCGCCACGGACGAGGGCCTGACCAACCTGATGCTCGGCCTCGGCGCGGTGGCCCTGCTGGTCGGTGGTGTGGGCGTGGCCAACACCATGGTCATCTCCGTTCTGGAGCGCCGTCAGGAGATCGGCCTGCGCCGGTCGCTGGGAGCGACCCGCAACGCGATCCGGCTCCAGTTCCTGACCGAGTCGCTGCTGCTGTCGGCGCTGGGCGGGGCGGCCGGCGCGCTGCTGGGAGCCGCGGCGACGTACGGCTTCGCGAAGGTCCAGGGGTGGACCGCGGTGGTTCCGCCCTGGTCCCTCGCGGGCGGGCTGGCCGCCACGCTCCTGATCGGTGTGGTCGCGGGCCTCTATCCGGCGATCCGCGCCTCCCGCCTGCACCCGACAGTGGCTCTGAACGCGACGTGA